In one window of Methanoculleus chikugoensis DNA:
- a CDS encoding ABC transporter substrate-binding protein: MRTAQKILGAVILASFLMICPALAEDNYDEEARQILATGILDHLQGCGPGVEDLRAAAPLYPQYPRRITDTVGTEIILYRPVERIVILHHQAADAINVIGEDDRIVGISESIKERTYQFPNLVDRPSVGGAWEPDIESILALQPDIVMTFVKYPEQEKLERHLPSHIKVVRMDFYRAEYFREEMVTLGRLVGAEANTHEYLNWHDAIMDLVSERVSTIPDSKRVRVYAETGSGTSFGRRAYSTDTGLHSILVAAGGQNVAEGHFTMNADVEHEWVISQSPDVILIWALGKGGYNFDDRDEIKNLRNEISALPGFSRIPAVRDDRIYVVTSAFSMGTASPAAVAMVAKWFYPALFEDIDPVAIHHEYLDRFTKTGEEIKEQGTFYYPDGRV, from the coding sequence ATGAGAACGGCACAGAAGATCCTCGGCGCGGTCATCCTTGCCTCATTCCTCATGATTTGCCCGGCACTGGCAGAGGATAACTACGATGAAGAGGCACGGCAGATCCTTGCCACAGGCATCCTCGACCATCTTCAGGGCTGCGGGCCGGGTGTCGAGGATCTCCGCGCCGCCGCTCCCCTCTATCCCCAATACCCCCGCAGGATCACCGATACCGTAGGCACGGAGATCATCCTGTACCGGCCGGTTGAACGGATTGTTATCCTTCATCACCAGGCAGCTGATGCTATCAATGTCATCGGTGAAGATGATCGGATCGTTGGAATCTCAGAGAGCATAAAGGAAAGAACATACCAATTCCCAAATCTTGTCGACCGCCCGAGCGTCGGAGGAGCCTGGGAGCCTGATATCGAAAGCATTCTTGCATTACAACCTGATATTGTCATGACCTTTGTCAAGTACCCCGAACAGGAAAAACTTGAACGCCATCTCCCTTCCCACATAAAAGTCGTTAGAATGGATTTCTATCGGGCCGAATATTTCCGTGAAGAAATGGTGACCCTCGGTAGACTCGTCGGAGCGGAAGCGAACACCCATGAATACCTTAACTGGCATGACGCCATCATGGACCTCGTCTCGGAGCGGGTCAGCACCATCCCGGATTCTAAACGGGTGCGGGTCTATGCCGAAACGGGAAGCGGTACATCCTTTGGGAGAAGGGCTTACTCTACCGATACCGGGCTTCACTCTATCCTCGTTGCGGCAGGCGGTCAAAATGTTGCTGAGGGTCATTTTACGATGAATGCCGATGTTGAACACGAATGGGTCATATCACAATCGCCAGACGTGATACTCATCTGGGCGCTTGGAAAAGGAGGATATAATTTTGATGATCGAGACGAGATCAAAAACCTTCGCAACGAAATATCGGCACTTCCAGGTTTTTCAAGGATACCTGCAGTCAGGGACGACCGGATCTATGTAGTAACCTCTGCTTTCTCCATGGGAACCGCCTCACCCGCTGCTGTTGCCATGGTGGCAAAATGGTTCTATCCAGCCCTCTTCGAGGATATCGATCCGGTCGCCATCCACCATGAATACTTGGACCGCTTCACGAAAACCGGGGAAGAGATCAAAGAGCAGGGAACGTTCTACTACCCTGACGGGAGGGTATAA
- a CDS encoding type IV pilin N-terminal domain-containing protein: MNNDRMNGRREKHEDAVSPVIGVMLMLVVTIIIAAVISGFAGELVGTTEKAPQLVMDVEIKNTGDMWTSWVVFDIKSVSEPIHTRDLRIATSWRTTNKTANDGSIITGGATVAAGVENTNYTTSDAGTTGQFRMVSPIGHGQGVTQLQEFEYQKTVPPYDPGQYFGNYTLTVGTAMRQSPARYGPAHRNDLAADVYLELYEYHPTHIERDQRDSVQAILGKDWTHLRVGDVVDIKITHIPSGQVIFDKSVVVQG, from the coding sequence ATGAATAATGATCGCATGAATGGAAGAAGAGAAAAACATGAGGATGCCGTTTCACCGGTGATAGGGGTGATGTTGATGCTTGTCGTCACGATCATTATCGCCGCCGTCATCTCGGGGTTTGCCGGGGAACTTGTAGGAACTACAGAAAAAGCCCCGCAACTGGTGATGGATGTAGAGATCAAAAATACAGGAGACATGTGGACAAGCTGGGTTGTATTCGACATTAAGAGCGTGTCCGAACCGATCCATACACGTGATCTCCGGATTGCAACATCGTGGCGGACAACCAATAAAACGGCGAACGATGGCTCTATCATAACCGGAGGCGCTACGGTTGCGGCAGGAGTGGAAAACACGAATTACACAACAAGCGATGCCGGTACTACCGGGCAATTCCGTATGGTTTCTCCCATAGGTCATGGCCAGGGAGTTACCCAGCTACAGGAATTCGAGTACCAAAAGACAGTTCCCCCTTATGATCCCGGGCAATACTTCGGAAATTACACATTGACTGTTGGAACAGCGATGAGACAATCACCGGCACGCTATGGGCCGGCTCATAGAAATGATCTAGCCGCGGATGTATATCTTGAACTCTATGAATATCATCCTACGCATATAGAAAGAGACCAAAGAGATTCAGTTCAGGCAATTCTTGGCAAGGATTGGACTCACCTTCGTGTGGGAGATGTTGTGGATATCAAGATTACACACATCCCAAGCGGGCAAGTTATCTTTGATAAATCGGTGGTGGTGCAGGGATGA
- a CDS encoding type IV pilin N-terminal domain-containing protein yields MLMLVVTIIIAAIVSSFAGGLASDAKKTPQITIKAEYSQSQGMTIYHLGGDTVNTLDTKVFVKPTRDFSSDYQTWEVNTSALMVNKKPWLKVGGYQTSNALIFGPGDTAIVEPAELNEGAVQPATYVGNSAPYNNAQEKNAGFQHPENRGKRFTLSLVDNGGKTIAQTEVTIRA; encoded by the coding sequence ATGCTGATGCTGGTCGTCACGATCATCATCGCAGCGATTGTTTCCAGCTTTGCTGGCGGTCTTGCCAGCGATGCCAAGAAGACGCCACAGATAACCATCAAGGCCGAATACAGCCAGTCTCAGGGCATGACGATCTACCACCTCGGCGGTGATACCGTGAACACACTGGACACGAAGGTTTTCGTCAAACCCACAAGAGATTTTTCTTCCGATTACCAGACATGGGAGGTCAATACCTCTGCTCTTATGGTAAATAAAAAACCGTGGTTAAAAGTGGGGGGCTATCAAACAAGTAATGCATTGATATTTGGACCTGGTGATACCGCAATCGTGGAGCCTGCTGAGCTCAATGAGGGAGCGGTACAGCCTGCGACGTACGTCGGCAACTCGGCCCCCTATAATAACGCACAGGAGAAGAATGCAGGTTTCCAACATCCCGAAAATCGAGGCAAACGATTTACCTTAAGTCTCGTCGACAACGGTGGAAAAACTATTGCACAGACCGAGGTTACAATTAGAGCCTGA